From a single Brassica oleracea var. oleracea cultivar TO1000 chromosome C5, BOL, whole genome shotgun sequence genomic region:
- the LOC106295380 gene encoding phospho-2-dehydro-3-deoxyheptonate aldolase 1, chloroplastic-like: MALMNGSLNLPSIYNHRQSTFSPAAPRTTSLRISAVQTDPKPPSSSVTTPATATKTVGVNVGKSKWSPESWKAKTALQQPEYPDVAELEAVLETIEAFPPIVFAGEARLLEERLGQAAMGEAFLLQGGDCAESFKEFNANNIRDTFRILLQMGAVLMFGGQVPVVKVGRMAGQFAKPRSDSFEERNGVKLPSYRGDNINGDAFDSKSRIPDPQRMIRAYCQSAATLNLLRAFATGGYAAMQRVTQWNLDFTEKSEQGDRYRELANRVDEALGFMHAAGLTLDHPIMQTTDFWTSHECLLLPYEQSLTRLDSTSGLYYDCSAHMIWVGERTRQLDGAHVEFLRGVANPLGIKVSDKMDPKELVKLIEILNADNKPGRITIITRMGAENMRVKLPHLIRAVRRAGQIVTWVSDPMHGNTIKAPCGLKTRPFDSILAEVRAFFDVHEQEGSHPGGVHLEMTGQNVTECIGGSRTVTFDDLGSRYHTHCDPRLNASQSLELSFIIAERLRKRRIKSQQAFSI; this comes from the exons ATGGCGCTCATGAACGGAAGCCTGAATCTACCATCGATATACAACCACCGTCAATCAACGTTCTCCCCCGCCGCGCCAAGAACCACGTCCCTCCGGATCTCCGCCGTGCAAACCGACCCAAAACCACCATCTTCATCGGTAACGACTCCGGCGACGGCGACGAAGACCGTCGGAGTTAATGTGGGTAAATCGAAATGGTCGCCGGAGAGCTGGAAGGCGAAGACAGCTCTTCAGCAGCCGGAGTACCCTGATGTAGCTGAGCTTGAAGCTGTGCTGGAGACGATCGAGGCTTTTCCTCCGATCGTTTTCGCCGGAGAAGCGAGGTTGCTCGAGGAGAGGCTAGGTCAAGCCGCGATGGGCGAAGCGTTTCTGTTACAGGGAGGTGATTGTGCGGAGAGCTTCAAAGAGTTCAACGCTAACAACATTCGTGACACCTTTAGGATTCTTCTCCAGATGGGTGCTGTTTTGATGTTCGGTGGTCAAGTCCCTGTCGTTAAG GTTGGAAGAATGGCGGGTCAATTTGCGAAGCCGAGGTCTGATTCGTTTGAGGAGAGGAACGGAGTGAAGCTGCCGAGTTACAGAGGAGATAACATCAATGGAGATGCGTTTGATTCCAAGTCTAGGATCCCTGATCCACAGCGGATGATCAGAGCTTATTGTCAATCTGCAGCTACTCTGAATCTTTTGAGAGCTTTTGCTACTGGTGGTTATGCTGCTATGCAGAGAGTTACTCAGTGGAATCTTGATTTCACTGAAAAAAGTGAGCAAGGAGACAG GTACCGTGAACTAGCTAACCGTGTTGATGAGGCGCTTGGTTTCATGCACGCTGCTGGACTCACCCTCGACCATCCCATAATGCAAACAACAGACTTCTGGACTTCTCATGAGTGTCTTCTCTTGCCTTATGAGCAATCACTAACAAGGCTAGACTCTACTTCTGGCCTCTACTACGACTGCTCTGCTCATATGATCTGGGTCGGTGAGCGAACCAGACAGCTCGATGGAGCCCACGTCGAGTTCTTAAGAGGTGTTGCTAATCCTCTTGGAATCAAGGTGAGTGATAAGATGGATCCGAAGGAGCTGGTGAAGCTGATTGAGATCTTGAATGCTGATAATAAGCCTGGAAGGATCACGATTATCACAAGAATGGGAGCAGAGAATATGAGAGTCAAGCTTCCTCATTTGATCCGAGCCGTGAGGCGTGCTGGTCAGATTGTGACTTGGGTCAGTGATCCGATGCATGGAAACACCATTAAGGCTCCTTGTGGTCTCAAGACTCGTCCCTTTGACTCCATCTTG GCTGAAGTGAGGGCGTTTTTCGACGTGCACGAGCAAGAAGGAAGCCACCCGGGAGGTGTTCACCTAGAGATGACAGGTCAGAACGTGACCGAGTGCATCGGTGGTTCACGCACAGTCACGTTCGATGACTTGGGGTCACGATACCACACGCACTGTGACCCTCGCCTCAACGCCTCGCAGTCTCTCGAGCTCTCTTTCATCATCGCTGAACGCCTTAGAAAGAGACGCATCAAGTCCCAACAGGCTTTTTCTATCTAA